A single genomic interval of Nitrospirota bacterium harbors:
- a CDS encoding DUF86 domain-containing protein, which yields MKDDKIFLRHILDEVNFLMQSTDSISFEEFKKDEIIKRASTRSIEVIGEVVKNISPDFRKKYKDIEWKKIAGMRDKVIHFYFGVNWDVVWDVIKNKVPKLKEQIEKIFGEADAPSP from the coding sequence ATGAAGGATGACAAGATATTTCTGAGGCACATTCTGGATGAGGTAAATTTTCTGATGCAGAGCACTGATAGCATAAGTTTTGAAGAGTTTAAAAAAGATGAGATCATAAAGAGGGCATCTACCAGAAGCATCGAAGTGATTGGTGAAGTGGTGAAAAATATTTCACCTGATTTCAGGAAGAAGTATAAGGATATTGAATGGAAAAAGATTGCAGGGATGCGAGACAAGGTTATCCACTTCTATTTTGGAGTAAACTGGGATGTTGTATGGGATGTGATAAAAAATAAGGTGCCAAAGCTGAAAGAACAGATCGAGAAAATTTTTGGTGAAGCTGATGCCCCCTCACCATAG
- a CDS encoding nucleotidyltransferase family protein encodes MRLKTRQDITKNNIIHLLDEHHYILRKYNVLRIGLFGYYVRGEQKKDSDIDFLVEFDLTAFGKDFDGYYDNFMDLVSYLEDLFGRKVDLVTIGNLSPYIQPYVEKEVKWYEG; translated from the coding sequence ATGCGATTAAAAACACGGCAAGATATAACAAAAAATAATATTATACATCTATTAGATGAACATCATTATATTTTAAGAAAATATAATGTATTGAGAATTGGCTTATTTGGCTACTATGTCAGGGGGGAACAAAAAAAGGATAGTGACATAGATTTTCTTGTTGAATTCGATCTAACTGCTTTCGGCAAAGACTTTGATGGTTATTATGACAACTTTATGGATTTGGTTTCGTACCTTGAAGACCTGTTCGGTAGAAAAGTGGATTTAGTAACCATTGGTAATCTAAGCCCATACATCCAACCCTACGTTGAGAAAGAGGTAAAGTGGTATGAAGGATGA